In one Brassica oleracea var. oleracea cultivar TO1000 chromosome C9, BOL, whole genome shotgun sequence genomic region, the following are encoded:
- the LOC106317606 gene encoding G-type lectin S-receptor-like serine/threonine-protein kinase At5g35370, producing the protein MRSVFLLLFFCLYLLFVSVSCGSFREFVYPNFTASNLRFIDSSKGAFLFSPNSIFKAGLFSPGDDSSSDFYFSIIHVDSDSTIWSSNRDSPVSRAGKMNLSPQGISVIEDGVNQTPVWSTPVLASPVYSLRLMDSGNLLLLDRLNASLWESFRFPTDTIVLGQRLPVGMFLSGSVSLYNLSQGDYKFLVVETGGFMKWRGQNYWKLRMHTQANVDSNFPVEFLTVTTSGLALMGRNGTTAVIRVPLPPSSDFRVAKMDPSGKFIVSRFSGKSMVTEISGPMDPCQVPLVCGKLRVCNLDNDSENESCSCVDGMRLDASKNTCVPVNQSLSLPVTCHGSNVSYFELGHGLSYFSTRFTDPVEHDIELSTCHDLCSKNCSCLGVFYENTSRSCYLVKDSFGSLSLVTNSKDNHDLTGYVKLSVKKTNAPHQPPGGKTSFPLIALVLLPCSGFFLVIALGFLWWRRCAVMRYSSIREKQATRLGSFGSGDLGSFRIPGLPRKFEFEELEQATENFKLQIGSGGFGSVYKGILPDRTLIAVKKITNHGLNGRQEFCTEIAVIGNIRHANLVKLRGFCARGRQLLLVYEYMNHGSLEKTLFGGNGPVLEWQERFDIALGTARGLAYLHSGCEQKIIHCDVKPENILLHDHFQPKISDFGLSKLLSQEESSLFTTMRGTRGYLAPEWITNTAISEKADVYSYGMVLLELVSGRKNCLFRSRSNSAAEENHRNNNSSTTTTTSSGLVYFPLYALDMHEQGSYMELADPRLEGRVTSQEVAKLVRIALCCVHEEPALRPTMAAVVGMFEGTIPVGNPRMESLNFLRFYGLRFAESSIFEGGNGESDNMGFHRRESSNSGGSRQSASYVASQEVSGPR; encoded by the coding sequence ATGAGATCGGTGTTTCTGTTGTTGTTCTTTTGTCTGTATCTTCTCTTTGTCTCGGTCTCATGTGGCTCTTTCAGAGAATTCGTCTATCCAAATTTCACTGCTTCTAACCTAAGATTCATCGACAGCTCCAAAGGAGCTTTCCTCTTCTCCCCTAACTCCATCTTCAAGGCCGGTTTATTCAGTCCCGGAGACGACTCCTCTTCCGATTTCTACTTCTCAATCATCCACGTCGACTCCGATTCCACAATCTGGTCTTCGAATCGTGACTCTCCCGTTTCGAGGGCAGGGAAAATGAACCTCTCCCCTCAAGGAATCTCCGTTATCGAAGACGGTGTAAACCAAACACCGGTTTGGTCAACGCCGGTTTTAGCCTCTCCGGTTTACTCCCTTCGGTTAATGGACTCGGGAAATCTCCTTTTGCTCGATCGTCTAAACGCTTCTCTTTGGGAAAGCTTTAGATTCCCGACGGACACGATCGTTCTCGGACAAAGACTTCCCGTTGGGATGTTCTTGTCGGGATCCGTCTCGCTGTACAATCTCTCCCAGGGAGATTATAAATTCCTCGTCGTTGAAACTGGTGGGTTTATGAAGTGGAGAGGACAGAACTACTGGAAGCTAAGGATGCATACACAAGCCAACGTCGATTCGAATTTCCCCGTCGAGTTTTTAACCGTCACTACTTCTGGATTGGCTCTGATGGGAAGGAACGGGACGACGGCCGTAATCCGCGTGCCATTACCGCCGTCCTCCGACTTTCGAGTAGCGAAGATGGATCCGTCTGGTAAATTCATCGTTAGTAGATTCTCTGGTAAGAGTATGGTCACGGAGATCTCTGGTCCTATGGATCCATGTCAAGTTCCGTTAGTGTGCGGCAAGCTCAGGGTTTGCAATCTTGATAATGATTCGGAAAACGAGAGCTGTTCGTGTGTGGATGGGATGCGGTTAGATGCGAGCAAGAATACATGCGTTCCGGTTAACCAATCGTTGAGTTTACCTGTTACTTGCCACGGAAGCAATGTTTCGTATTTCGAACTCGGTCACGGTCTGTCTTACTTCTCAACTAGATTCACAGATCCTGTGGAACACGATATCGAGTTATCTACGTGTCATGATCTATGCAGTAAGAATTGCTCGTGCCTCGGTGTTTTCTACGAGAACACGTCTCGGTCTTGCTATTTGGTAAAGGATTCGTTTGGGTCTCTCTCTCTAGTAACGAACTCAAAAGACAATCATGATCTTACCGGATACGTAAAGTTGTCGGTAAAAAAAACGAATGCTCCTCATCAACCACCTGGAGGTAAAACTAGTTTTCCTTTGATCGCGCTTGTGCTATTACCTTGCTCTGGTTTCTTCCTTGTGATCGCATTGGGGTTCCTCTGGTGGAGAAGGTGCGCGGTAATGAGATACAGCAGCATCCGTGAGAAGCAAGCAACTAGACTGGGCTCGTTCGGATCAGGAGATCTAGGATCTTTCCGTATCCCTGGCTTACCTCGGAAATTCGAATTCGAAGAGCTTGAACAAGCGACGGAGAATTTCAAGTTGCAGATAGGATCAGGCGGGTTCGGTTCGGTTTACAAAGGAATCCTCCCGGACCGAACCCTAATCGCGGTCAAGAAAATCACGAACCATGGGCTTAACGGTAGACAAGAGTTCTGCACGGAGATAGCAGTCATTGGCAATATCCGGCACGCGAATCTAGTGAAACTCCGAGGCTTCTGCGCTCGCGGTAGGCAGTTACTGTTGGTCTACGAGTACATGAACCACGGGTCGTTAGAAAAGACCTTGTTCGGAGGGAACGGTCCAGTGCTTGAGTGGCAAGAAAGGTTTGATATAGCGCTTGGAACGGCGCGTGGGCTGGCCTATCTACACAGTGGATGCGAACAGAAGATCATACACTGCGACGTGAAACCCGAAAACATTTTATTACACGATCATTTCCAGCCGAAGATATCTGATTTCGGGTTGTCGAAGCTTTTAAGCCAAGAGGAGTCGAGTTTGTTCACCACCATGAGAGGCACACGAGGCTATTTAGCTCCCGAGTGGATCACAAACACGGCTATCTCCGAGAAAGCTGACGTTTACAGCTACGGGATGGTGTTGTTAGAGCTAGTGAGTGGTCGGAAAAACTGCTTGTTCCGGTCAAGGAGCAACAGCGCAGCGGAGGAGAATCATCGGAACAACAACTCTTCCACGACTACTACCACGAGTTCTGGTTTGGTTTATTTTCCTTTGTACGCTTTGGATATGCACGAACAAGGGAGTTACATGGAGCTAGCGGACCCGAGGCTAGAGGGTCGGGTGACGAGCCAAGAGGTTGCGAAGTTGGTTCGGATAGCTTTGTGTTGTGTTCACGAGGAGCCGGCTCTGAGGCCCACGATGGCGGCGGTTGTTGGTATGTTCGAGGGGACCATACCGGTGGGGAACCCGAGGATGGAGTCGCTCAACTTCTTGAGGTTTTATGGGTTGAGGTTTGCGGAGTCTTCTATTTTTGAAGGGGGAAATGGGGAGAGTGACAATATGGGTTTTCACCGGAGAGAGAGCTCTAATAGTGGCGGCTCTAGGCAGTCAGCTTCTTACGTGGCATCACAGGAGGTGTCGGGTCCACGGTGA
- the LOC106313454 gene encoding carboxypeptidase T: MRLQPPPLIICYAILSFLQPFLLLVLAQTNPSVTPINWDLYHSSDDLVEQIHSLVHRHPDKLSIETFKSGNKGYNAEVNVVTYCRGGRQSDDRSNFRILLTFGQHGRELITSELAFRILSILSEEQFLPNINGGATLNNTLLDKLVIKLVPIENFNGRKRVEAGDLCERRNGRGVDLNRNWGVDWGKKEKDYDPYEENPGTAPFSEPETQIMRKLALSFDPHIWINVHSGMEALFMPYDHKNTTPEGLPSQKMRSLLEKVDKLHCQNRCMIGSGGGSVGYLAHGTATDYIYDVVRTPMAFTFEIYGDNQTSSRDCFKMFNPVDLPTFKTLLNDWSAAFFTIFKMGPFHLDQNSTKAAEKWVSIDEYLDGYLVERKNRYGKNMEVIDVGMQEIKTYFRLFLLSSVLLMFMFCSRIAKSKYGRNSIPVVMQ, encoded by the exons ATGCGTCTGCAACCTCCTCCTCTAATAATATGTTACGCCATCTTATCCTTCCTCCAACCATTTCTGTTGCTCGTTCTCGCCCAAACTAACCCTTCCGTTACTCCAATCAACTGGGATCTCTACCACTCCAG TGATGATTTAGTGGAGCAAATACACTCTTTGGTACATCGGCATCCTGATAAGCTTTCA ATTGAGACGTTTAAATCTGGAAACAAGGGCTACAATGCCGAGGTCAACGTGGTTACTTACTGTCGGGGCGGAAGACAGAGTGATGATAGATCAAACTTTAGAATCCTTCTT ACTTTTGGGCAGCATGGGAGAGAGCTTATCACCTCTGAACTCGCCTTTCGGATTTTGTCCATTCTCAGCGAAGAACAGTTCTTACCAAACATTAATGGAGGGGCAACCCTCAACAACACCCTCCTGGACAAGCTTGTCATTAAG CTGGTTCCTATAGAAAACTTTAATGGGCGTAAACGCGTTGAAGCTGGTGATCTTTGTGAACGCAGAAATG GAAGAGGAGTTGACTTGAATCGAAATTGGGGCGTTGACTGGGGCAAGAAGGAAAAA GACTATGATCCATATGAAGAGAATCCTGGAACTGCTCCGTTTAGTGAGCCCGAAACTCAAATAATGCGCAAGCTAGCTTTATCATTTGATCCTCACATATGGATTAACGTCCATTCTGGAATGGAG GCTCTATTTATGCCATATGACCACAAAAACACAACCCCGGAAGGATTGCCTTCCCAGAAGATGAGGTCCTTGCTTGAAAAAGTGGATAAACTTCATTGCCAAAACCGTTGCATGATTGGATCTGGCGGAGGCTCTGTTGG GTACCTGGCACATGGTACAGCTACAGATTATATCTATGACGTTGTAAGGACACCAATGGCTTTCACCTTTGAG ATATATGGAGACAACCAGACTTCTTCAAGAGATTGCTTTAAAATGTTCAACCCTGTTGATCTACCCACTTTCAAG ACACTTCTCAACGACTGGTCTGCTGCCTTCTTCACAATTTTCAAAATGGGACCGTTTCATTTAGACCAAAACAGTACCAAGGCTGCAGAGAAATGGGTGTCCATAGATGAGTATTTGGACGGTTACTTGGTGGAAAGGAAGAACAGATATGGGAAGAATATGGAAGTGATCGATGTCGGAATGCAGGAGATTAAGACTTACTTCAGGCTCTTCTTGTTGTCCTCGGTACTTCTGATGTTCATGTTCTGTTCCAGAATCGCCAAGAGCAAGTATGGTAGAAACTCCATACCTGTTGTCATGCAATGA